In one Sphingomonas sp. AP4-R1 genomic region, the following are encoded:
- a CDS encoding sodium/sugar symporter yields the protein MQLATLDIAIVVLYGFAIFGLAQYVSRDKAGAGPKNTTDYFLASKNLPWWAIGASLIAANISAEQIVGMSGSGYAIGLAIASYEWMAALTLLIVGKFFLPIFLRNEIYTMPQFLERRYGPAIRTLMAVFWLVLYVFVNLTSIIWLGSIAVTKVAGVDQTVALIGLGAFALLYQLRGGLKAVALTDIVQVTLLILGGLIIAYLTLTQIGAGAGVFAGWHKLVTTAPDHFHMILKKGDPHYADLPGLSVLIGGMWIANLSYWGFNQYIIQRALAAKDLPEAQKGVLFAAFLKLLMPLIIVVPGIAAVLIAPGLERPDEAYPAMMRLLPTGLLGLVFAALIAAIIASTASKINSIATIFTLDIFAKLPSQQGAKDNEQKLVTIGRIAAVVAIILAVLTARPLVGQSEQAFQFIQEFTGFFTPGITIIFLLGLFWKRANQAGAIVAAIASVVLSWAFKELLPDLPFMDRMGVVFLVSLVLSVVVSLATPASGDRDVIKMGDVTYGTRATFNVGALAVVLALIALYATWW from the coding sequence ATGCAGCTTGCCACCCTCGATATCGCGATCGTCGTGCTCTACGGTTTCGCGATCTTCGGCCTCGCCCAATATGTCTCGCGCGACAAAGCCGGCGCCGGCCCGAAGAACACGACCGATTATTTCCTCGCCTCCAAGAATCTTCCCTGGTGGGCGATCGGCGCCTCGCTGATCGCGGCGAACATTTCGGCCGAGCAGATCGTGGGCATGTCCGGCTCCGGCTATGCGATCGGCCTCGCCATCGCCTCCTATGAGTGGATGGCGGCGCTCACCCTGCTGATCGTCGGCAAATTCTTCCTGCCGATCTTCCTGCGCAACGAGATCTACACGATGCCGCAATTCCTGGAGCGGCGGTACGGCCCGGCGATCCGCACATTGATGGCGGTGTTCTGGCTCGTCCTCTACGTGTTCGTGAACCTCACCTCGATCATCTGGCTGGGCTCGATCGCGGTCACGAAGGTGGCGGGTGTAGACCAGACGGTGGCGTTGATCGGCCTCGGCGCCTTCGCCTTGCTCTATCAGCTGCGCGGCGGGCTCAAGGCGGTGGCGCTCACCGATATCGTGCAGGTCACCCTGCTGATCCTCGGCGGCCTCATCATCGCCTATCTCACGCTCACGCAGATCGGCGCGGGGGCGGGCGTGTTCGCCGGCTGGCACAAGCTCGTCACCACCGCGCCCGATCATTTCCACATGATCCTGAAGAAGGGCGATCCGCATTATGCGGACCTGCCCGGCCTTTCCGTGCTGATCGGCGGCATGTGGATCGCCAATCTCAGCTATTGGGGCTTCAATCAGTATATCATCCAGCGCGCGCTGGCGGCGAAGGACCTGCCGGAAGCGCAGAAGGGCGTGCTGTTCGCCGCCTTCCTGAAGCTGCTGATGCCGCTCATCATCGTGGTGCCCGGCATCGCCGCCGTGCTGATCGCGCCCGGCCTGGAGCGGCCGGACGAAGCCTATCCGGCGATGATGCGCCTGCTGCCCACCGGGCTGCTCGGCCTCGTCTTCGCGGCCCTGATTGCGGCGATCATCGCGTCGACCGCCTCCAAGATCAATTCGATCGCGACCATCTTCACGCTCGACATCTTCGCCAAGCTGCCCTCGCAGCAGGGCGCCAAGGACAATGAGCAGAAACTGGTGACGATCGGCCGGATCGCCGCCGTCGTCGCGATCATCCTGGCGGTGCTGACGGCCAGGCCGCTCGTCGGCCAGTCGGAGCAGGCGTTCCAGTTCATCCAGGAATTTACCGGCTTCTTCACGCCCGGCATCACGATCATCTTCCTGCTCGGCCTGTTCTGGAAGCGCGCCAATCAGGCCGGCGCGATCGTGGCGGCCATCGCCTCGGTGGTGCTGTCCTGGGCGTTCAAGGAACTGCTGCCCGATCTGCCCTTCATGGATCGGATGGGCGTGGTGTTCCTCGTCTCGCTGGTTCTGTCGGTGGTGGTGTCGCTCGCCACGCCCGCCAGCGGCGACCGCGACGTGATCAAGATGGGCGACGTCACCTACGGCACGCGCGCGACATTCAACGTGGGGGCGCTGGCGGTCGTACTGGCTCTGATCGCGCTCTACGCGACGTGGTGGTGA
- a CDS encoding NF038129 family PEP-CTERM protein yields the protein MKTIFAAALAALALGTSAGAAVTYHVTVDTSSQIGKAGYIDLQFGAGCLGGGCNPQLATALVSGFTTDGTLQPFDGNDPNDLAEGTTGTLPTGVSFDNQTFTPSDFSQAIIFGSSLSFAVTLSGPAIESPLNDGGNYVGTAFLFDFGNADFSDFYFSQNDGGPFGFLAGALHIQQDGSVLVVANPSSQDYTQSSGLSFTTITAASDVPEPASWAMMLAGFGLVGGTMRRRKLTVSFA from the coding sequence ATGAAGACGATTTTCGCCGCCGCACTGGCCGCGCTCGCGCTGGGCACCTCCGCCGGCGCCGCCGTCACCTATCATGTGACGGTCGATACCAGCAGCCAGATCGGCAAGGCGGGTTATATCGATCTGCAGTTCGGCGCGGGCTGCCTCGGCGGCGGCTGCAATCCGCAGTTGGCCACCGCGCTCGTCTCGGGCTTCACCACCGACGGCACGCTCCAGCCGTTCGACGGGAATGATCCCAACGATCTGGCGGAGGGCACCACCGGCACGCTGCCCACCGGCGTCTCCTTCGACAACCAGACCTTCACGCCCTCGGACTTCTCGCAGGCGATCATCTTCGGTTCGAGCCTGAGCTTCGCGGTCACGCTCTCCGGCCCCGCGATCGAGAGCCCGCTGAACGACGGCGGCAATTATGTCGGCACCGCCTTCCTCTTCGATTTCGGCAATGCCGATTTCTCGGACTTCTATTTCTCGCAAAATGACGGCGGCCCCTTCGGCTTTCTGGCCGGCGCGCTGCACATCCAGCAGGACGGCAGCGTCCTCGTCGTCGCCAATCCCAGCAGCCAGGATTATACGCAAAGCTCCGGCCTGAGCTTCACGACGATCACCGCCGCCTCCGACGTGCCCGAGCCCGCAAGCTGGGCGATGATGCTGGCGGGCTTCGGCCTCGTCGGCGGTACGATGCGCCGGCGGAAGCTCACCGTCAGCTTCGCCTGA
- a CDS encoding YnbE family lipoprotein, with protein MKRSGASPLIGLPAWLALSACVTVKAPDKPIEINLNISVKQEVVVSLKKDADDFIANNPDLFPK; from the coding sequence ATGAAACGTTCGGGTGCGAGCCCTTTGATCGGATTGCCGGCCTGGCTGGCGCTTTCCGCCTGCGTGACGGTGAAGGCGCCGGACAAGCCGATCGAGATCAATTTGAACATCAGCGTGAAGCAGGAAGTCGTGGTAAGCCTGAAGAAGGACGCCGACGACTTCATCGCCAACAACCCGGATCTGTTCCCGAAATGA
- a CDS encoding NAD(P)/FAD-dependent oxidoreductase, with protein sequence MPHTAPSLSVDVAIIGAGPAGLTAGYLLSKDGVRVAIAEQDPHQVGGISRTVEHEGFRFDIGGHRFFSKSREVVALWDELLPDDFIERPRMSRIYYGGRFYSYPLRAFEALRNLGLLRSAACMASYFRSRAFPRRAVRSFEDWTVNQFGAKLFSIFFKTYTEKVWGMGCDEISADWAAQRIKGLSLGAAVIDGLKRSLGLHRKPNDGQAAKTLLESFRYPRRGPGMMWDAARDRIVEAGGDMLMGHRLHRLSREGDGWRMIVRGPDGERTIRAKHVISSAPIRELIPRIHPLPATAPRATALRYRDFLTVALKIRSPDLFPDNWIYIHEPGVKVGRIQNFRSWSPEMVPAEDVACVGLEYFCFEGDGLWSMPDADLVALATREMATLGLCDPALVIGGVVVRQEKAYPIYDDAYADHVAAIRADLEAHCPDLHLVGRNGMHRYNNQDHAMMTAMLTVRNILAGQPLYDIWDVNEDAEYHEGGRMGEADGASDDPRAALASVRAVPRRIAA encoded by the coding sequence ATGCCGCACACCGCGCCTTCGCTCTCTGTCGATGTCGCCATCATCGGCGCGGGCCCCGCCGGGCTGACTGCCGGATATCTGCTCTCCAAGGATGGCGTCCGCGTCGCGATCGCCGAGCAGGATCCGCATCAGGTGGGCGGGATCAGCCGCACCGTGGAGCATGAGGGCTTCCGCTTCGACATAGGCGGGCACCGCTTCTTCTCGAAGAGCCGCGAGGTCGTGGCGCTGTGGGACGAATTGCTGCCCGACGATTTCATCGAGCGCCCGCGCATGAGCCGTATCTATTATGGCGGCCGTTTCTATTCCTATCCGCTGCGCGCGTTCGAGGCGCTCCGCAATCTCGGCCTGCTCCGCTCGGCCGCCTGCATGGCGAGCTATTTCCGATCCAGGGCCTTTCCGCGCCGCGCGGTGCGCAGCTTCGAGGACTGGACCGTCAACCAGTTCGGCGCGAAGCTCTTCTCGATCTTCTTCAAGACCTACACCGAGAAAGTGTGGGGCATGGGCTGCGACGAGATTTCGGCCGACTGGGCGGCGCAACGCATCAAGGGCCTCAGCCTGGGCGCGGCCGTGATCGACGGGCTGAAGCGCAGCCTGGGCCTCCACCGCAAGCCCAATGACGGGCAGGCCGCGAAGACCCTGCTGGAAAGTTTCCGCTATCCGCGCCGGGGCCCCGGCATGATGTGGGACGCCGCGCGCGACCGGATCGTCGAGGCGGGCGGCGATATGCTGATGGGGCATCGCCTCCACCGCCTGTCGCGCGAAGGCGACGGCTGGCGGATGATCGTGCGCGGGCCGGACGGCGAGCGGACGATCCGGGCGAAGCACGTCATCTCCTCCGCGCCGATCCGCGAGCTGATCCCGCGCATCCATCCGCTGCCGGCCACGGCACCGCGCGCGACCGCGCTGCGCTATCGCGACTTCCTCACGGTCGCGCTCAAGATCCGCTCGCCCGATCTCTTCCCCGACAATTGGATCTACATCCACGAGCCGGGCGTGAAGGTCGGCCGCATCCAGAATTTCCGTTCCTGGTCGCCCGAAATGGTGCCGGCCGAGGATGTCGCCTGCGTCGGCCTCGAATATTTCTGCTTCGAGGGTGACGGCCTGTGGTCGATGCCGGATGCCGATCTGGTCGCGCTCGCCACGCGCGAGATGGCTACGCTCGGCCTGTGCGATCCCGCGCTCGTGATCGGCGGCGTCGTGGTGCGGCAGGAAAAGGCCTATCCGATCTACGACGACGCCTATGCCGATCATGTCGCCGCGATCCGCGCCGATCTGGAGGCGCATTGCCCCGATCTGCATCTGGTGGGCCGCAACGGCATGCATCGCTACAACAATCAGGATCATGCGATGATGACGGCGATGCTCACCGTGCGGAACATCCTCGCCGGCCAGCCCCTCTACGACATCTGGGACGTCAACGAGGACGCCGAATATCATGAGGGCGGGCGCATGGGCGAAGCCGACGGCGCCAGCGATGACCCGCGCGCGGCGCTCGCCTCCGTGCGCGCCGTGCCCCGGCGTATCGCCGCCTGA
- a CDS encoding YdbL family protein, which produces MTTKQLLISGLIGLSLLTGAPALAQMDSEVEAALEAGTVGEQADGYMGFARAPAGGLKAKVDAINIKRRQGYTQIAQSKNVPIEAFAASIGCRTLEGLKTGRAYNIGGAWAVKSGPITLPAQCGA; this is translated from the coding sequence ATGACAACGAAGCAGCTTCTGATCTCCGGCCTGATCGGCCTCTCGCTCCTCACGGGCGCGCCCGCGCTCGCGCAGATGGACAGCGAGGTGGAGGCGGCTCTGGAAGCCGGCACCGTGGGCGAGCAGGCCGATGGCTATATGGGCTTCGCGCGCGCGCCTGCGGGTGGGCTCAAGGCCAAGGTGGATGCGATCAACATCAAGCGTCGCCAGGGCTATACCCAGATCGCGCAGAGCAAGAACGTGCCGATCGAGGCGTTTGCGGCGTCGATCGGGTGCCGCACGCTGGAGGGGCTGAAGACGGGCCGCGCCTACAATATCGGCGGGGCCTGGGCGGTGAAGAGCGGCCCGATCACGCTGCCGGCGCAATGCGGGGCGTGA
- a CDS encoding YdbH domain-containing protein codes for MRRRPRLWAVLGVLALALLLVWALRLRIAGLLVDRTLEAAQVPASYRITKVGPLLERMEDVRIGDPAHPDLVAKRIDVTIGYGWTGPVVRGVAVDGVRLTARLDGDGLHLGAIDRLLPRSGGKTELPDLAVNLRDVTLALDTPNGAIRVALTGAGNPTREFSGEARAEAGMLRLASCSLVHAVADMTVWTDAGNPHVAGPVALAGTGCPHFALGRGVLRIQATSNKAFDRVQLEAQPFGFGGSAGPARFAGMAGSVEAAGTFGHLDAKGALSFAHLALPEQAGMVAGVAIPAGLPVTPTATRATRGIATLLRDAAARVEFDGAIEGLAASVRVRRAMLAGADGARISATGGTGLRFAPSGWQLDSDVASGGGDLPPLRLRIRQAGEGAPLSATGRLDPFVAGDARLAAPRLTFNWEKGAARFDLLLGVDGPLGAGVVRGLTVPVGGSVAGDGTFALDAGCRDVAFRELRQGGFVFDPAHLRLCGSPIASRKRGGAVRIDATVAPVRLTGRSGASPMSLAADRARVTERGFDLANVVAMIGAPERVTHMEVATLQGGFGRQIGGTFAGADGAIANVPLDLKGAAGDWTFAGGTLALKGALKVSDQAPEPRFHPLDAEAVTLDLTGGTIMAAGILRQPSRHADVARVTIAHDLGTGAGHADLAVPGIAFAPKGLQPDQLTPLTLGVIANVAGTVSGQGRIVWGSDGVTSTGIFGTEHLDLAAAFGPVTGIKGQIQFTDLLGLVSAPAQTIHIAELNPGVAVNDGIVHLQLTGNNRVAIEDATFPFAGGNLLLDPATLDFSKAAERRMTFRVKSVDAAAFVQQLDFPNLAATGLFDGELPMIFDDNGGRIEKGYIAARGGGTLAYVGELSSAQIGTMGKLAFDALKAIRYSALDISLDGRLDGEMVSNVRFTGVREATPEQSLITRLIRNLPFRFNIAIRAPFRGLVGTARTYMDPELLLQSVRPTSPATTPAEPPIQAPVSGVVR; via the coding sequence GTGAGGCGGCGTCCGCGTCTGTGGGCGGTGCTGGGCGTGCTGGCGCTCGCGCTGCTGCTCGTCTGGGCGCTGCGGCTGCGCATCGCCGGGCTGCTCGTCGATCGGACCCTGGAGGCGGCGCAGGTGCCCGCCAGCTATCGCATCACCAAGGTCGGCCCGCTGCTGGAGCGGATGGAGGACGTGCGCATCGGCGATCCCGCGCATCCCGATCTGGTGGCCAAGCGGATCGACGTGACGATCGGCTATGGCTGGACCGGCCCGGTCGTGCGCGGCGTGGCGGTGGACGGCGTGCGGCTCACGGCCCGGCTGGATGGCGACGGGCTCCATCTCGGCGCGATCGATCGGCTGCTGCCCAGGAGCGGCGGCAAGACCGAGCTGCCCGATCTGGCGGTGAACCTGCGCGATGTGACGCTGGCGCTGGATACGCCCAATGGCGCGATCCGGGTGGCGCTGACGGGGGCGGGCAACCCGACGCGGGAGTTTAGCGGTGAGGCACGGGCGGAGGCGGGCATGCTGCGCCTCGCCTCCTGCTCGCTCGTGCATGCGGTGGCGGACATGACGGTCTGGACCGACGCGGGAAATCCCCATGTGGCGGGGCCGGTGGCGCTGGCGGGCACGGGCTGCCCGCATTTCGCGCTCGGGCGGGGCGTGCTGCGGATCCAGGCCACCTCGAACAAGGCGTTCGATCGGGTGCAGCTGGAGGCGCAGCCGTTCGGCTTTGGGGGCAGCGCGGGGCCGGCGCGGTTCGCGGGGATGGCGGGCTCGGTCGAGGCGGCGGGCACGTTCGGCCATCTCGATGCGAAGGGCGCGCTGTCCTTCGCGCATCTCGCCTTGCCGGAGCAGGCCGGGATGGTCGCGGGCGTCGCCATCCCGGCGGGTCTTCCCGTGACGCCGACCGCGACGCGAGCCACGCGCGGTATCGCCACGTTGCTGCGCGATGCCGCGGCGCGGGTGGAGTTTGACGGGGCGATCGAAGGGCTCGCCGCCAGCGTGCGCGTGCGGCGCGCGATGCTGGCCGGAGCGGATGGCGCGCGGATCAGCGCGACCGGCGGCACCGGGCTCCGCTTCGCGCCGAGCGGGTGGCAGCTGGACAGCGATGTGGCGAGCGGGGGCGGCGATCTACCGCCACTGCGGCTGCGCATTCGGCAGGCGGGCGAGGGTGCGCCGCTCAGCGCCACCGGAAGGCTCGATCCCTTCGTGGCGGGCGATGCGCGCCTCGCCGCGCCACGTCTGACGTTCAACTGGGAGAAGGGGGCGGCGCGCTTCGATCTGCTGCTGGGCGTCGATGGCCCGCTGGGTGCCGGCGTCGTGCGTGGGCTGACCGTTCCGGTCGGCGGGAGTGTCGCAGGTGACGGCACTTTCGCCCTCGACGCGGGATGTCGCGACGTAGCGTTCCGCGAACTGCGGCAAGGCGGGTTCGTGTTCGATCCGGCGCATTTGCGCCTGTGCGGCAGTCCGATCGCATCGCGGAAGCGGGGTGGCGCAGTGCGGATCGACGCGACCGTCGCTCCGGTTCGGCTGACGGGGCGCAGCGGCGCCTCCCCCATGTCGCTCGCGGCCGATCGCGCGCGGGTGACGGAGCGGGGCTTCGATCTGGCGAATGTCGTCGCCATGATCGGCGCGCCGGAGCGCGTCACCCACATGGAGGTGGCCACCTTGCAGGGCGGCTTCGGCCGGCAGATCGGCGGCACCTTCGCGGGCGCGGACGGCGCGATCGCCAACGTGCCGCTCGATCTGAAGGGCGCGGCGGGCGACTGGACCTTTGCGGGTGGGACGCTGGCGTTGAAGGGCGCGCTCAAGGTGAGCGATCAGGCGCCCGAGCCGCGCTTCCACCCGCTGGATGCCGAGGCGGTGACGCTGGATCTGACGGGCGGGACGATCATGGCGGCGGGCATTCTCCGCCAGCCTTCGCGGCATGCGGACGTGGCGCGCGTCACGATCGCGCACGATCTCGGCACCGGTGCCGGCCATGCCGATCTCGCCGTGCCCGGCATCGCCTTCGCGCCCAAGGGGCTGCAGCCGGATCAGCTGACCCCGCTGACCCTCGGCGTGATCGCGAACGTGGCGGGCACGGTTTCGGGACAGGGGCGGATCGTCTGGGGGAGTGACGGCGTCACCAGCACGGGCATTTTCGGCACCGAGCATCTCGATCTCGCCGCCGCCTTCGGCCCCGTCACCGGCATCAAGGGTCAGATCCAGTTCACCGATCTGCTGGGGCTGGTCAGCGCACCCGCGCAGACGATCCATATCGCCGAGCTGAACCCCGGCGTGGCGGTGAATGACGGCATCGTCCACCTCCAGCTGACCGGCAACAATCGCGTGGCGATCGAGGACGCGACATTCCCGTTCGCGGGCGGAAATCTGCTGCTCGATCCCGCCACTCTGGATTTCAGCAAGGCGGCCGAGCGGCGCATGACCTTCCGCGTGAAATCGGTGGATGCCGCCGCGTTCGTGCAGCAACTGGATTTCCCGAATCTCGCCGCCACCGGGCTGTTCGATGGCGAACTGCCGATGATCTTCGACGACAATGGCGGGCGGATCGAGAAGGGCTATATCGCCGCGCGCGGCGGCGGCACGCTGGCTTATGTGGGCGAGCTGTCGTCGGCGCAGATCGGCACGATGGGCAAGCTGGCCTTCGACGCGCTGAAGGCGATCCGCTATTCGGCGCTCGACATCAGCCTCGACGGGCGGCTGGACGGCGAGATGGTGAGCAACGTGCGCTTCACCGGCGTGCGCGAGGCGACGCCCGAACAGAGCCTGATCACCCGCCTGATCCGCAACCTGCCCTTCCGCTTCAACATCGCGATCCGTGCCCCCTTCCGTGGGCTGGTCGGCACGGCGCGCACGTACATGGATCCCGAATTGCTGCTTCAGTCCGTCAGACCCACCAGCCCCGCGACAACGCCGGCTGAACCCCCTATTCAGGCCCCCGTAAGCGGAGTTGTGCGATGA
- a CDS encoding TonB-dependent receptor, whose product MLLSNTAMARCLALIGMATIGGAAFAQAAPATGEAAEPAAAPASDASSAGDIVVTAQKRSQRIQDVPVAVQVLGGEALTSQGVRQFADLTKATPSLLIRPSEQPVNNSISIRGIGTFAFSPSVEPSVAVQIDDVPVQFIARAFADLSDIDRVEVLRGPQSTLYGRAASAGLINIITQNPTADLTGRIGGVVTTDREYAVNGAISGPLTDTLGFRLNANYDKFEGNVRNLGTGDRVNGFRTLSIKGKVVWDPTSNLNIAVSGGYIDGTTTIGRPFIRLGAAARLRGVAAYDPSVFAPGIVATEDNTKVVNNINSGTNYTDYSASVRASLDVGFASLMSITGYDKFRQFDILDQDESAVAALDNRQFGTFRTHSWSQEFRLVAPGKNRFRYTLGLYYSDLELSRVFQRGPFFSIANWYATNGTRQYAAFGQLEYDILPNTTLIGGARAGKNKIDYRFTDYAATGVPTFAGNDSANYETYKAGVQQKFTPDIMGFVTFATGYKGQAYDIGTGFNLVRQNSGPVQPERSKDWQIGLKTQFFDRHVTFNVTLFDTRFKNFQAQGIETLSDGTTNFRLANVGRLRTKGVEVEASWRAATDINFSGGVTYNDAKITQFLGAQCYPNQTAAQGCVGTPARQNLAGFRPPQAPKWKLAASGEYTPSLTQSLDGVLQASYSYQSAINFSINQDPQTYQPGYGIANLSIGVRAPDRKWEAVAFVNNLFDKHYFSNMNNDTGNHANQLATLGYLARDYNRYGGVRVSYKF is encoded by the coding sequence ATGCTTCTTTCGAATACCGCCATGGCCCGGTGCCTGGCACTTATCGGCATGGCCACGATCGGCGGTGCCGCGTTCGCGCAGGCCGCACCCGCGACGGGCGAGGCCGCCGAGCCCGCCGCCGCTCCCGCATCCGATGCCTCGTCCGCCGGCGATATCGTCGTCACCGCGCAGAAGCGCTCGCAGCGCATTCAGGACGTGCCCGTCGCCGTGCAGGTGCTGGGGGGCGAGGCGCTGACCTCGCAGGGCGTGCGCCAGTTCGCCGACCTCACCAAGGCGACCCCGTCGCTGCTGATCCGCCCGTCCGAGCAGCCGGTGAACAATTCGATCTCGATCCGCGGCATCGGCACCTTCGCCTTCTCGCCCTCGGTCGAGCCCTCGGTCGCGGTGCAGATCGATGACGTGCCGGTGCAGTTCATCGCGCGCGCCTTCGCCGACCTGAGCGATATCGACCGGGTCGAAGTGCTGCGCGGGCCGCAGAGCACGCTCTATGGGCGCGCGGCCTCGGCCGGCCTCATCAACATCATCACGCAGAATCCGACGGCGGATCTGACGGGCCGCATCGGCGGCGTCGTCACCACCGATCGCGAATATGCGGTCAACGGCGCGATCTCGGGCCCGCTTACCGACACGCTCGGTTTCCGCCTGAACGCCAATTACGACAAGTTCGAGGGCAATGTCCGCAACCTCGGCACGGGCGACCGGGTCAACGGGTTCCGCACGCTCTCGATCAAGGGCAAGGTCGTGTGGGATCCCACGTCGAACCTGAACATCGCGGTGTCGGGCGGCTATATCGACGGCACGACCACGATCGGCCGTCCCTTCATCCGTCTCGGCGCGGCGGCCCGCCTGCGCGGCGTGGCGGCGTACGACCCCTCCGTCTTCGCGCCCGGCATCGTCGCCACCGAGGACAACACCAAGGTGGTCAACAACATCAATTCGGGCACCAACTATACCGATTATTCGGCGTCGGTGCGCGCCTCGCTGGATGTCGGCTTCGCCAGCCTGATGTCGATCACCGGCTATGACAAGTTCCGCCAGTTCGACATTCTCGATCAGGACGAATCCGCCGTCGCCGCGCTCGACAATCGCCAGTTCGGCACGTTCCGCACGCACAGCTGGAGCCAGGAATTCCGCCTCGTGGCGCCGGGCAAGAACCGGTTCCGCTACACGCTCGGCCTCTATTATTCCGATCTGGAACTGAGCCGCGTGTTCCAGCGCGGGCCGTTCTTCTCGATCGCCAACTGGTATGCCACCAACGGCACGCGCCAATATGCGGCGTTCGGCCAGCTGGAATATGACATCCTGCCCAACACCACGCTGATCGGCGGCGCGCGCGCGGGCAAGAACAAGATCGACTATCGCTTCACCGATTATGCGGCGACGGGCGTGCCCACCTTCGCCGGCAACGACAGCGCCAATTACGAAACGTACAAGGCCGGCGTGCAGCAGAAGTTCACGCCCGACATCATGGGCTTCGTGACCTTCGCCACCGGCTACAAGGGCCAGGCCTATGATATCGGCACGGGCTTCAACCTCGTCCGCCAGAATTCGGGTCCGGTGCAGCCGGAGCGCTCGAAGGACTGGCAGATCGGCCTGAAGACGCAGTTTTTCGATCGCCATGTGACCTTCAACGTCACGCTCTTCGACACGCGCTTCAAGAATTTCCAGGCGCAGGGCATCGAGACTTTGTCTGACGGGACGACCAACTTCCGCCTCGCCAATGTGGGCCGCCTGCGGACCAAGGGCGTCGAGGTGGAGGCCAGCTGGCGCGCCGCCACCGACATCAATTTCTCGGGCGGCGTGACCTATAACGACGCGAAGATCACCCAATTCCTCGGCGCGCAATGCTATCCGAACCAGACGGCGGCGCAGGGCTGCGTCGGCACGCCCGCGCGGCAGAATCTGGCGGGCTTCCGTCCGCCGCAGGCGCCGAAGTGGAAGCTGGCGGCCAGCGGCGAATATACGCCGAGCCTGACGCAGAGCCTGGATGGCGTGCTGCAGGCTTCCTACAGCTATCAGAGCGCGATCAACTTCTCGATCAACCAGGATCCGCAGACCTATCAGCCCGGCTACGGCATCGCGAACCTCTCGATCGGCGTGCGCGCGCCGGATCGCAAGTGGGAAGCGGTCGCGTTCGTGAACAACCTGTTCGACAAGCATTACTTCTCGAACATGAACAACGACACGGGCAACCATGCCAACCAGCTGGCGACGCTCGGCTATCTGGCGCGCGACTATAATCGCTACGGCGGCGTGCGCGTCTCCTACAAGTTCTGA